A single Nicotiana tabacum cultivar K326 chromosome 5, ASM71507v2, whole genome shotgun sequence DNA region contains:
- the LOC107765979 gene encoding uncharacterized protein LOC107765979 → MKRGFIEGCRKCIGLDGCFLKGISKGQLLVTIAKDGNNQIFPIAWAVVGTESKDTWCWFIRILKSDFEINDEGEELTIISDMQKGLYSVVQEYLPECEHRMSARHILANWQQKWKGIERRNGFWSCARLTYEVELKSKLDKLSKLGHKICEDLVNYNPEKWSKAMVRTSSKCDSVDNNMAESFNAWVLGPRHKTIISILEEIRIKVMNRFTRVRAFADTWNEAISPMAMMVLVTNVEKSMRCTIHWNGDFGYEVKGATGIKHIVKLTEEVCSCRAWQLKRIPCAHGVAAIHHKRLNPLDFISEWYNKETSLKVYSHFIQSVPCMEMWPESTNAKVEPSPVRTMPGRPTKKKKKEGWGDKNSGKLTERGISMSCSICKSTAYNRRRCPNKPQSTSEKLLYVITETGCLGMFGTAESEFSFLLNVWDCLLNVWDC, encoded by the exons ATGAAAAGGGGATTTATTGAAGGATGTAGAAAATGTATTGGGTTAGATGGTTGTTTCTTGAAGGGAATATCTAAGGGACAGCTACTTGTTACTATTGCAAAGGATGGGAACAACCAAATATTTCCAATAGCATGGGCTGTAGTTGGGACTGAAAGTAAAGACACATGGTGTTGGTTTATAAGGATATTGAAGTCTGATTTTGAGATCAATGATGAAGGAGAAGAATTGACAATCATTAGTGATATGCAAAAG GGTTTATATTCAGTAGTTCAAGAATATCTTCCTGAATGTGAGCATAGAATGTCTGCAAGACATATTCTAGCTAACTGGCAGCAGAAATGGAAGGGTATTGAGAGAAGAAATGGGTTTTGGAGCTGTGCAAGATTAACTTATGAAGTTGAACTTAAATCAAAGTTGGACAAACTAAGTAAGTTAGGTCACAAGATTTGTGAAGACTTGGTAAACTACAATCCTGAGAAATGGAGCAAAGCAATGGTTAGAACTTCTTCCAAGTGTGACAGTGTGGATAATAACATGGCTGAAAGCTTCAATGCTTGGGTTTTGGGTCCTAGGCACAAGACAATTATTAGCATACTTGAAGAAATTAGGATAAAGGTAATGAATAGGTTCACTAGAGTGAGGGCATTTGCAGATACTTGGAATGAAGCCATATCACCAATGGCAATGATGGTGTTGGTTACAAATGTGGAGAAGTCTATGAGGTGCACAATACACTGGAAtggtgattttgggtatgaagtTAAGGGGGCTACAGGGATTAAACACATTGTCAAGTTAACTGAGGAAGTGTGTAGTTGCAGAGCTTGGCAACTAAAAAGGATACCTTGTGCACATGGTGTGGCTGCAATTCATCACAAGAGACTTAATCCACTTGACTTCATTTCTGAGTGGTACAATAAAGAGACCTCCCTAAAAGTTTATTCTCATTTCATACAGTCAGTACCATGCATGGAGATGTGGCCTGAGTCAACAAATGCAAAGGTTGAACCATCTCCTGTTAGAACAATGCCTGGAAggccaacaaaaaaaaagaagaaagaaggttGGGGAGATAAAAACAGTGGCAAGCTTACAGAGAGGGGAATATCAATGAGTTGCTCAATTTGTAAGTCAACAGCTTATAACAGAAGAAGATGTCCAAATAAACCTCAAAGCACTTCAGAG AAACTGCTTTATGTTATAACAGAAACTGGTTGTTTGGGAATGTTTGGGACTGCTGAAT CTGAATTTTCGTTTCTGCTGAATGTTTGGGACTGTCTGCTGAATGTTTGGGACTGTTGA
- the LOC107765978 gene encoding presenilin-like protein At1g08700, giving the protein MDGGSILETIGTEIIGVMSPVSICMFLVVLIVYSLSSTSSSDQQVLRTAANLVYLESPTDTTSTKLEGALLNALVFVLLITLVTFLLVILYYYRFTNFLKYYIRFSAFFVLGSMGGSICLSLIQHFNIPIDSFTFVLLLFNFTIVGVISVFSQGVPILLNQMYMVALGIIVAAWFTKLPEWTTWVVLVALALYDLAAVLAPGGPLKILVELASSRDEELPALVYEARPNVSSRSGNRGPNLGLLLAGFSDGDSIELGVMSSGENVVRNGRENEEIGGVRGGEFEGETSPLISDGHVVNQEIRESSNESNGSRVMERERELEEEEERGRGIKLGLGDFVFYSVLVGRAAMYDLMTVYACYLAIISGLGCTLILLAVCRHALPALPISIALGVIFYFLTRLLMEPFVVGTATNLLMF; this is encoded by the coding sequence ATGGACGGCGGCAGCATATTAGAAACGATCGGAACTGAAATCATCGGAGTAATGTCACCGGTCTCCATCTGCATGTTCCTCGTAGTTCTCATCGTCTACTCTCTTTCCTCAACTTCCTCTTCCGATCAACAAGTCCTCCGTACAGCTGCTAACCTCGTATACCTCGAATCACCCACCGACACCACTTCCACTAAACTCGAAGGCGCTCTCCTTAATGCACTCGTCTTCGTACTCCTCATAACTCTCGTTACATTTCTCCTCGTAATCCTCTATTACTACCGTTTCactaatttcctcaaatattACATCCGTTTTTCGGCCTTCTTCGTTTTGGGTTCAATGGGTGGGTCAATTTGTCTTTCACTAATTCAACATTTCAATATCCCGATTGATTCGTTTACTTTTGTTCTTCTGCTTTTTAATTTCACCATTGTTGGGGTTATTTCGGTATTTTCACAAGGGGTTCCGATTTTGCTTAATCAAATGTATATGGTGGCTTTGGGGATTATTGTTGCAGCTTGGTTTACTAAATTACCTGAATGGACTACTTGGGTTGTGCTTGTTGCACTTGCTTTATATGATTTGGCTGCGGTTTTAGCCCCCGGTGGGCCGTTGAAGATATTGGTGGAGTTAGCTTCTAGTAGGGATGAAGAGTTGCCGGCTTTGGTGTATGAAGCCCGGCCCAATGTGAGTTCAAGATCTGGGAATAGAGGGCCTAATTTAGGGCTTTTGTTAGCTGGGTTTTCAGATGGGGATTCAATTGAGCTTGGGGTTATGTCGAGTGGCGAAAATGTGGTTCGGAATGGGAGGGAAAATGAGGAGATTGGTGGTGTTAGAGGGGGTGAATTTGAGGGGGAGACATCACCATTGATAAGCGACGGGCACGTGGTGAATCAAGAGATAAGGGAAAGTAGTAATGAGAGTAATGGGAGTCGGGTTATGGAGAGGGAGAGGGAATTGGAGGAAGAGGAGGAGAGAGGGAGGGGGATAAAGCTTGGTTTAGGAGACTTTGTTTTCTATAGTGTGTTGGTGGGTAGAGCTGCAATGTATGATTTGATGACTGTTTATGCTTGTTATCTTGCTATTATAAGTGGATTAGGTTGCACACTTATACTGTTAGCTGTGTGTAGGCACGCGTTGCCAGCGCTTCCCATATCCATTGCCTTGGGGGTTATCTTTTACTTCTTGACAAGGTTGTTGATGGAACCATTTGTTGTCGGGACTGCGACGAATCTTTTGATGTTTTGA
- the LOC107765977 gene encoding chaperone protein dnaJ 72, with protein MDHYKILGLTRSASKEDIKQAFRKLAMEFHPDKHAHSPQQLKENATLKFKQVSEAYETLIDDRKRVDYNIRQNSYRNSANNYYSGGNSDNYYRNSYQKSYRNNHGYGYGYSRPAEGGSASVFTKLEMVMRFMTTRAFLLNAALAGVLLGATYAVDAGGEALWKMQNSGKSFEEAMESVEKAKAFDDKR; from the exons ATGGATCACTACAAAATATTAGGGTTAACACGAAGCGCGAGCAAGGAAGATATTAAACAAGCGTTTCGAAAATTGGCAATGGAATTTCACCCGGACAAGCACGCACATTCGCCGCAGCAGTTAAAGGAAAACGCTACTCTCAAATTCAAGCAAGTTTCCGAAGCCTACGAGACTCTGATCGACGATCGCAAACGCGTCGATTACAATATTCGTCAAAATAGTTACCGGAATTCTGCGAATAATTATTATAGCGGTGGTAATAGTGACAATTATTACCGTAATAGTTATCAGAAAAGTTATAGGAATAATCACGGTTATGGATATGGGTATAGTCGGCCTGCAGAAGGGGGTTCTGCTAGcgtttttaccaaattggagatGGTTATGCGGTTCATGACCACGCGGGCGTTTCTCCTCAACGCTGCCTTAGCTGG TGTATTGTTAGGTGCAACATATGCAGTTGATGCAGGTGGGGAGGCACTATGGAAGATGCAAAACTCTGGA AAATCGTTTGAAGAAGCAATGGAATCTGTAGAAAAAGCTAAAGCATTTGATGACAAAAGATGA